In Ancalomicrobiaceae bacterium S20, the following proteins share a genomic window:
- the murB gene encoding UDP-N-acetylmuramate dehydrogenase yields the protein MRGAITGDFALGEVTWFRVGGAVETLFQPADEDDLATFLRALPEDVPVMTIGLGSNSLIREGGVPGVAIRLPMRGFGAIERVGETRIRVGAAAPDKQVAKAALDFGLGGFAFYFGIPGGIGGALRMNAGANGGDTSQRVVEVRAIDRRGEVHVFANADMGYAYRHCSAPGDLIFTSAVFEGVAADKAEIETQMAAVTEHRETAQPIRSKTGGSTFKNPPGQSAWKLVDAAGMRGFRVGGAQVSEMHCNFLINTGDATAYDIELLGETVRARVLETSGVQLEWEIKRFGRFAAGRAVEPFLGA from the coding sequence GTGCGCGGGGCGATCACGGGCGATTTCGCGCTCGGCGAGGTGACCTGGTTCCGCGTCGGCGGCGCGGTCGAGACGCTGTTCCAGCCGGCCGACGAGGACGATCTCGCGACGTTCCTGAGGGCGCTGCCCGAGGACGTGCCGGTCATGACGATCGGCCTCGGCTCGAACTCGCTGATCCGCGAGGGCGGCGTACCGGGCGTGGCGATCCGGCTGCCGATGCGCGGCTTCGGTGCGATCGAGCGGGTCGGCGAGACGCGCATCCGGGTCGGCGCCGCGGCGCCCGACAAGCAGGTGGCGAAGGCTGCGCTCGACTTCGGTCTCGGCGGCTTCGCGTTCTATTTCGGCATTCCCGGCGGCATCGGCGGCGCGCTCCGGATGAATGCCGGGGCCAATGGCGGGGACACCAGCCAGCGGGTGGTCGAGGTCCGCGCCATCGACCGGCGCGGCGAGGTCCATGTCTTCGCCAATGCGGATATGGGCTATGCCTATCGGCATTGTTCCGCACCGGGCGACCTGATCTTCACCTCGGCCGTGTTCGAGGGCGTCGCGGCCGACAAGGCCGAGATCGAGACGCAGATGGCGGCCGTCACCGAGCATCGCGAGACCGCGCAGCCGATCCGGTCGAAGACCGGCGGCTCGACCTTCAAGAACCCGCCCGGACAGTCGGCCTGGAAGCTCGTCGACGCGGCCGGCATGCGCGGTTTCCGCGTTGGCGGCGCGCAGGTCTCGGAGATGCACTGCAACTTCCTGATCAACACCGGCGATGCCACCGCCTACGACATCGAACTGCTCGGCGAGACGGTGCGCGCGCGGGTGCTCGAGACGTCCGGCGTGCAGCTCGAGTGGGAGATCAAGCGCTTCGGCCGGTTCGCCGCCGGGCGCGCCGTGGAGCCGTTCCTCGGGGCGTGA
- a CDS encoding D-alanine--D-alanine ligase, translating to MTKHVAVLMGGWDPERPVSLRSGEACAGALERAGFQVTRLDVDRDVMNTLAALKPDVAFNALHGPWGEGGAMQGMLETLRIPYTHSGILASGLAMNKEKAKLVFKAEGIPVAEAVVTSRFEAAKEHVLPPPYVVKPVAQGSSFGVIIVSADRSHPPQELLRDDWPYGDIVMVETYIPGRELTVGVMGGKALDIIEVVPQGQAFYDFDSKYAPGGSRHVLPAALKPNIYQTVQMLAEKAYAAIGCRGVSRADFRFDDSGDGDGALYCLEMNTQPGMTATSLVPEMAAHAGISFEALVTWMVEDASCDR from the coding sequence ATGACGAAGCACGTCGCGGTTCTGATGGGCGGATGGGATCCGGAGCGGCCGGTGAGCCTCAGGTCGGGCGAGGCCTGCGCCGGCGCGCTCGAGCGGGCGGGCTTCCAGGTCACCCGGCTCGACGTCGACCGCGACGTGATGAACACGCTCGCCGCGCTGAAGCCGGATGTCGCCTTCAATGCGCTGCATGGCCCCTGGGGCGAAGGCGGCGCCATGCAGGGCATGCTGGAGACGCTGCGCATCCCCTACACCCACTCCGGCATCCTCGCCTCGGGCCTGGCGATGAACAAGGAAAAGGCCAAGCTCGTCTTCAAGGCCGAGGGCATCCCGGTCGCCGAAGCCGTGGTCACCAGCCGTTTCGAGGCCGCCAAGGAGCACGTGCTGCCGCCGCCCTATGTGGTGAAGCCGGTGGCGCAGGGGTCGTCCTTCGGCGTGATCATCGTCTCGGCCGATCGCAGCCATCCCCCGCAGGAGCTCCTGCGCGACGACTGGCCCTACGGCGACATCGTGATGGTCGAGACCTACATCCCCGGGCGCGAGCTCACCGTCGGCGTGATGGGCGGCAAGGCGCTCGATATCATCGAAGTGGTTCCGCAGGGGCAGGCCTTCTACGACTTCGATTCGAAATACGCGCCGGGGGGCTCGCGGCACGTCCTTCCGGCGGCGCTTAAACCAAATATTTACCAAACCGTCCAAATGCTGGCGGAGAAGGCCTATGCGGCGATCGGTTGCCGCGGCGTTTCCCGGGCCGACTTTCGATTCGATGATTCGGGCGACGGCGATGGTGCGCTGTACTGCCTCGAAATGAACACGCAGCCGGGCATGACGGCGACGTCGCTGGTGCCGGAAATGGCCGCTCATGCGGGCATTTCTTTCGAGGCTCTGGTGACCTGGATGGTGGAGGACGCGAGTTGCGATCGTTAG
- a CDS encoding cell division protein FtsQ/DivIB, whose product MSGTYAALGFLGAWVGYGMALSGDWRPTAEALTAAAGFRVQSIEIQGLAESDSTEIVDRIDVTAQSSLMMLDVERARQRVAEIPWVSDVSVKKLYPHRIVVSLNERLPFALWQDDGRLKVVDRTGAVMSETILARHTALPLVVGTGANARAEEAVDLMASAPSIRSRVRAAVLVAERRWNLVTVEGVEIRLPEEDPKAALARVAQLQATKRLLDRDIVAVDVRAADKLFVRLSDAAAEQRKEMNKARMPKKRGTDT is encoded by the coding sequence ATGTCCGGCACCTATGCCGCGCTCGGCTTCCTCGGCGCCTGGGTCGGCTACGGCATGGCGCTCTCCGGCGACTGGCGGCCGACCGCCGAGGCGCTGACCGCGGCGGCCGGCTTCCGGGTCCAGTCGATCGAGATCCAGGGGCTCGCCGAGTCCGACTCGACCGAGATCGTCGACCGCATCGACGTCACCGCGCAGTCCTCGCTGATGATGCTCGACGTCGAGCGCGCCCGGCAGCGCGTGGCGGAGATCCCGTGGGTCTCCGACGTCTCGGTCAAGAAGCTCTATCCCCACCGCATCGTGGTCAGCCTCAACGAGCGGCTGCCCTTCGCGCTGTGGCAGGACGACGGCCGGCTCAAGGTCGTCGACCGCACCGGCGCGGTGATGTCGGAGACGATCCTCGCCCGCCATACCGCGCTGCCGCTGGTGGTCGGCACGGGCGCCAATGCGCGCGCCGAAGAGGCCGTCGATCTGATGGCCTCCGCTCCGTCGATCCGGTCGCGGGTGCGTGCCGCGGTGCTGGTGGCCGAACGGCGCTGGAACCTGGTCACGGTCGAGGGCGTCGAGATCCGCCTGCCCGAGGAGGATCCCAAGGCCGCGCTGGCGCGGGTCGCGCAATTGCAGGCGACCAAGCGCCTGCTCGATCGCGACATCGTCGCGGTCGATGTGCGCGCGGCCGACAAGCTGTTCGTGCGCCTCTCCGATGCCGCTGCCGAGCAGCGCAAGGAGATGAACAAGGCACGCATGCCGAAGAAGAGGGGGACCGACACATGA
- the ftsA gene encoding cell division protein FtsA — translation MRPLSHRRPTVVSVLDVGSSKVTCLIARLSPRAPDKVLPGRTHDLAVLGYGMQRARGMKSGTVIDLDEAEQSIRLAVDAAERMAGLTIESLILNITAGRPRSEVFRASVDVAGLEVDEADIQRVLSAGGSHSVTDDRSLVHSLPIGYALDGSRGIRDPRGMLGKKLAVDMHVVTADTAPIRNLELAVNRCHLEVETIVATPYASGLSTLVDDEADLGVALVDMGGGTTSMAVFADGAFCHVDAVAIGGHHVTMDIARGLSTRLADAERIKTLHGTALAASSDDHEIIGVPAVGEDTHDIVNVPRGALTRIIRPRIEETLELVRDRLAASGFAGRVGRRVVLTGGASQLTGLVEVARRILGRNVRLGRPLGIAGLPQAAKGPAYAAAVGLLIYPQVAQIEQFDQRRSRRLMTGTGGRIAKIGQWLRDSW, via the coding sequence ATGCGGCCGCTGTCACACCGGCGGCCGACGGTCGTTTCCGTCCTCGACGTCGGCTCGTCGAAGGTGACCTGCCTGATCGCCCGGCTGAGCCCGCGCGCGCCGGACAAGGTGCTGCCGGGCCGCACGCATGATCTCGCCGTGCTCGGCTACGGCATGCAGCGCGCCCGCGGCATGAAGTCGGGCACGGTCATCGACCTCGACGAGGCCGAGCAGTCGATCCGGCTGGCCGTCGATGCGGCCGAACGCATGGCGGGTCTGACCATCGAATCGCTTATCCTCAACATCACGGCCGGCCGGCCGCGCTCGGAGGTGTTCCGGGCCAGCGTCGACGTGGCCGGTCTCGAGGTGGACGAGGCGGATATCCAGCGCGTGCTCTCGGCGGGCGGCTCGCATTCGGTGACCGACGATCGGTCGCTCGTGCACTCGCTGCCGATCGGATACGCGCTCGACGGTTCGCGGGGCATCAGGGATCCGCGCGGTATGCTCGGCAAGAAGCTCGCGGTCGACATGCATGTGGTGACGGCGGACACGGCTCCGATCCGCAACCTCGAACTCGCCGTCAACCGCTGCCATCTCGAAGTCGAGACCATCGTCGCGACGCCCTATGCGTCGGGCCTGTCGACGCTGGTCGATGACGAGGCGGATCTCGGCGTCGCGCTCGTCGACATGGGTGGCGGCACGACCTCGATGGCGGTGTTCGCCGATGGCGCCTTCTGCCATGTGGACGCGGTCGCGATCGGCGGCCACCACGTGACGATGGACATCGCGCGCGGCCTGTCGACCCGGCTTGCCGACGCCGAACGGATCAAGACGCTGCACGGCACGGCGCTCGCCGCCTCCTCTGACGATCACGAGATCATCGGCGTGCCGGCGGTCGGCGAGGACACCCACGACATTGTCAACGTGCCGCGCGGCGCGCTGACCCGCATCATCCGCCCGCGCATCGAGGAGACCCTCGAACTGGTGCGCGACCGGCTCGCGGCCTCCGGCTTCGCCGGCCGGGTCGGGCGCCGCGTCGTGCTGACCGGCGGCGCCAGCCAGCTGACGGGCCTCGTCGAGGTCGCCCGGCGCATCCTCGGCCGCAATGTCCGGCTCGGCCGGCCGCTCGGCATCGCCGGGCTGCCGCAGGCGGCCAAGGGGCCGGCCTATGCGGCGGCGGTGGGGCTTCTGATCTACCCGCAGGTGGCGCAGATCGAGCAGTTCGATCAGCGCCGCAGCCGCCGGCTGATGACCGGCACCGGCGGGCGGATCGCCAAGATCGGCCAATGGCTGAGGGACAGTTGGTGA